Genomic window (Bradyrhizobium sp. 186):
TCGATTTCGACACAGCGCTCGGCCGCGGCAGCGGCATCCTGCGGCTCGTTCCCGATCCCGCCGACGGCAACCGGTTGAAAGCTTGGACGCTGCTCACGGCGCTCGACGAATTGAAAGGCTTCGAGGAACAGCTCGGCACGTCGCGGCCGCGGGGCCAGGCCTATTCGCGCGATTTTCGCGGACCGAACTGGCTCGACCTGCGCAACGCCTCGCGCGACTACACCGACCGCGATCCGGCCGTGCTGGTGGTCGGCGGCGGCCAGGCTGGCCTCGCCATCGCGGCAAGGTTGAAGCAGTTGAACGTCGACACACTGATCGTCGATCGCGGGGCGCGGATCGGCGACAACTGGCGCAAGCGCTACCATGCCCTGACCCTGCACAACCAGGTGCAGGTCAATCACATGCCCTACATGCCGTTTCCGCCGAACTGGCCGGTCTATATTCCCAAGGACAAGCTCGCCAACTGGTTCGAGGCTTACGTCGATGCCATGGAGCTGAACTTCTGGACCGGCACAGAGTTCGCGGGTGGCTCGTATGACGAGGCGAAGGGACACTGGACGGTTACGCTGCGCCGTTCCGACGGGAGCACGCGCACCATGCATCCGTGCCATGTGGTGATGGCGACCGGCGTCAGCGGCATCGCAAATGTGCCGGACATACCGACCCTCGACAGTTTCAAGGGTACGCTGCTGCATTCCAGCCGCTACGAGGACGGCGAGAACTGGAAAGGAAAGCGCGCCATCGTCATCGGCACCGGCAACAGCGGCCACGACATCGCGCAGGATCTCTACTCCAGCGGCGCCGAGGTGACACTCTTGCAGCGCTCGCCGACGCTGGTCACCAATATCGAACCGTCGGCGCAGCTCGCTTATGCGACCTACAATGAGGGTACGCTCGAAGACAACGATTTGATCGCGACCTCGATGCCGACGCCGCTCGCGAAGAAGACCCATGTGATGCTGACGGAGCAGTCGAAGGAGCTCGACAAGGAGCTGCTCGACGGCCTGCATCGCGTCGGCTTCAAGCTCGATTTCGGCGACGCCGGCACCGGCTGGCAGTTCAAATACCTCACCCGCGGCGGCGGCTATTATTTCAATGTCGGCTGCTCCAACCTCATCGCCGAAGGCGCGATCAAGTTGAAGCAGTTTGCCGACATCGAAG
Coding sequences:
- a CDS encoding NAD(P)/FAD-dependent oxidoreductase, producing the protein MLDRTKDIAVSAQAWLDEFKRTLGKPDRDALHRLFLADGFWRDVLALSWNLQTIAGRDAITNALTALAPKAAPASFRIAPNRAPPRWVTRAGTNNLEAIFDFDTALGRGSGILRLVPDPADGNRLKAWTLLTALDELKGFEEQLGTSRPRGQAYSRDFRGPNWLDLRNASRDYTDRDPAVLVVGGGQAGLAIAARLKQLNVDTLIVDRGARIGDNWRKRYHALTLHNQVQVNHMPYMPFPPNWPVYIPKDKLANWFEAYVDAMELNFWTGTEFAGGSYDEAKGHWTVTLRRSDGSTRTMHPCHVVMATGVSGIANVPDIPTLDSFKGTLLHSSRYEDGENWKGKRAIVIGTGNSGHDIAQDLYSSGAEVTLLQRSPTLVTNIEPSAQLAYATYNEGTLEDNDLIATSMPTPLAKKTHVMLTEQSKELDKELLDGLHRVGFKLDFGDAGTGWQFKYLTRGGGYYFNVGCSNLIAEGAIKLKQFADIEGFVAEGARMNDGTIIAADLIVLSTGYKPQEYLVRKLFGDGLADRVGPVWGFGEGLELRNMYARTKQPGLWFIAGSLAQCRINSKYLALQIKAVEEGILGREAGAT